The Methanohalophilus portucalensis DNA window ATTCGCCATAATATTCATTCTTGGCTCTGTTTTCTTTGAAAAGAGAGGGGCTGACGAATTAGGATCAATTGCTGGTGCAGCACTTGTTTCCTCGGTAAGTACCTTTTCAATCATCTCTTTTCTGGGAGGACTGAGTTTTGCTTTTAATGATGGACTTTTTTCTATAGGATGGAACAGACTAGTTTCCGCACTGGCGATTTGTATGATTGTTAGTATGTTGGTTGTCAAGTTCTTCTCTTACAGGATACAGAACCAGTATTCCTGATTAGATGCTCACATCCCACAAACTATTTATAGAACATCATACAATCCACATCATTGCAATTTCTATTATAAGTTGGACCGCTCAATATACAGGCGGAGATGTCAGTGATGGTAGGTAAAGATAAACAAGAAGATGATAACTCCTCAGACGCGGAATATTCTCCTGAAGAGCTGGAACAGCTGGTTCAGGAAAAGGATGCGGAAATTGCATCCCTGAAGGAAGACCTTTTGCGTAAGAGAGCAGAATTTGATAATTTCCGCAAACGTACCCGCAAGGAGCAGGAAGAATTCCGCAATTTTGCTGTGGAAAACCTAATGGTGGAATTGCTTGATGTCTATGATAATTTCGAGAGGGCCATTGAGTCTGCTCGCAATACCGATGATGTGAATTCGGTTGTCGAAGGGGTGGAAATGGTGTTCAAGCAATTTGTATCGATCCTGGAAAAAGAAGGTCTCAAAAGGATTGAATGTGAAGGTGAGGAATTTGACCCATCTGAACATGAAGCCATGATGCACGTTGAACATGAGGATCATCCTGACAATACTATCATTGATGTTTGTAAACCTGGATACAAGTTAAATTCCAGGATAATCCGGCCCGCTATGGTGGCGGTTTCCAAAAACACTTCTTCTGACAAAGAGGAGAAGTAAAGTTCATTGAAATGAATAGATAAGAAATATCAACTATAAATCTGATAATATTACAAAGAGGTAATCTATATGGGTAAAATACTTGGAATTGATCTGGGAACTACAAATTCCTGCATGGCAGTGATCGAAGGTGGCGAACCAACTGTATTACCAAATGCAGAAGGTAGCAGGACGACTCCCTCTGTTGTGGGATTCTCAAAGAAGGGAGAAAAACTTGTGGGCCAGGTAGCCAAAAGACAGATGGTGGCAAATCCGGACAATACGGTAAGTTCAATCAAACGTCATATTGGTGAAGGGGACTATCAGGTAACTCTCAATGGCAAGGAATATACGCCACAGGAAATTTCTGCAATGATACTGCGCAAACTCAAGGAAGATGCAGAAAGTTACCTTGGTGAAACAATTACAGATACTGTAATCACAGTCCCTGCTTATTTCAATGACTCCCAGAGACAGGCTACAAAGGATGCCGGTAAGATCGCAGGGCTTGAAGTTAAGAGGATCATAAATGAGCCCACAGCAGCTTCTCTGGCATATGGACTGGATAAAGAAACCGGTGACCACAAGATTCTTGTTTACGATCTTGGAGGCGGTACTTTTGATGTGTCCATCCTTGAGTTGGGAGAAGGTGTTTTTGAAGTACTTTCCACAAGTGGTGATACCCATCTTGGAGGAGATGACTTCGATGACAGGATTGTCAACCACATCATAAGCGAATTCAAAAAGGAAGAAGGTATCGATCTATCTGGTGACAAGGCAGCAATGCAGAGGTTCAAGGATGCTGCGGAGAAGGCCAAGATTGAATTATCCGGCGTGGGTACCACAAATATCAACCTTCCTTTCATTACAGCTGATTCAAACGGTCAGCCAAAACATGTTGACATAGATATTACGAGAGCACAGTTCGAAAAGATGACTGAGGATCTTCTCGACAAGACCCTCCAATCCATGAAAAAAGCGCTCAGCGATGCAAACCTTAAAACTTCAGATATCGAAAAGATCCTGCTAATTGGTGGTTCTACCAGAATGCCTGCAGTTGTCAGGACTGTGAAAGAATTCATTGGTAAGGATCCGTACAAGAATATCAATCCTGATGAAGCGGTTGCTGTGGGTGCTGCCATACAGGCCGGTGTAATGGGAGGAGAAGTTGAAGATGTATTGCTGCTGGATGTCATTCCTCTGACCCTTGGTATCGAAACAATGGGTGGCGTTGCAACGCCCTTGATTGAGAGGAATACCACTATTCCTACACGTAAGAGTCAGGTGTTCTCGACAGCTGCGGATAACCAGAGTTCTGTGGAAATTCACGTATTGCAGGGTGAAAGAGGCGTTGCTTCTGCCAACAAGACCCTCGGACGTTTTATCCTTGACGGCATACCACCTGCACCGCGGGGAATGCCACAGATCGAAGTAACTTTCGATATAGATGCCAATGGTATCCTCAATGTTTCTGCAAAAGATAAGGGAACCGGCAAAGAGCAGTCTATAACTATCGAGAAGCCAGGCGGTCTTTCTGATGAGGAGATCGACCAGATGGTCAAGGATGCAGAGGCACATGCTGAAGAGGATAAGGCAAAGAAAGAAGAGGTTGAGGCAAGGAATAATGCAGAAACCCTGGTAAGTTCTGCCGAGAAATCTCTCAAGGAGGCAGGAGACATTGCTTCAGATGAGCAGAAATCCAAGGTAGAATCTGCGATTTCAGATCTCAATACTGCTCTTGAAGGTAGTGACATTGAAGCAATCAAGAGTAAAACCGAGACTTTGCAGGAAGCAATGTATGAAATCTCTGCCCTTCTTTACCAGAAGGCACAGGAAGAGGCTGAAGCTTCCGGACAGGCAGCAGGCGGAGAAGGTGCTTCTACATCTGGTGCTGAAGGCGGATCAGATGAAGATGTTGTCGATGCTGACTTTGAAGAAGTAGACGACAACGACAAAAAGTAATCGAATTCAGGCAGGATTCCTCCCTGCCTATTATATTTTATAAACAAAAGACATCTTTACAGGTTTTCCCATGTCTACAAAGCGTGATTACTACGAAATACTGGGTATTTCCAAGGACGCATCAGCCAGCGATATAAAGAAAGCTTATCGAAAGCTTGCAATGAAATACCATCCGGACAAAAATAAGGAACCGGATGCTGAGGAAAAGTTCAAGGAGATATCCGAAGCCTATGCCGTCCTTTCTGATGAGGAAAAGAGAGCACAATATGATCGCTTCGGACACGCGGGAATTGATAATCAGTATTCGGAAGAAGATATATTCCGTACAGCCGATTTCGGAGGTTTCGAGGATATCCTCGAGCATATCTTTGGCGGCGGATTCGGTGGTTTTGGTGGCTTTGGCGGATTCGGCGGCTCACGCAGTTCACGCCGGGGCCCACAGAGAGGTTCTGACCTGAGATATGACATGGATATTACCCTCAAACAGGCTGCATTCGGAGACAAGGTTAACATCGATGTTCCACGGGCACATAATTGTGACACCTGTGGTGGAACAGGGGCCAAACCCGGTACAGAACCAGTCAAATGTTCTAACTGCGGTGGCAGTGGACAGGTAACCCATGCCCGTCGTACTCCCCTTGGTAATTTTATGACAGCCACTACCTGTGACAAATGTCACGGCAGGGGACAGATAATTGAATCACCCTGTGAAACCTGTAATGGTACCGGCAAAGTCAGAAAGACAAAGACCATTGAGGTAACTATTCCCAAAGGTGTGGAAACCGGTCTGCGTTTGAAAATGACTGGAGAAGGAGAAGCCGGAAGTCCAGGTGCTCCGCCGGGGGATCTTTACATTGTACTTCATGTTAAGCCTCATGAACTCTTTGAAAGAATGGGTGACGACATAGTATGTGAAATTCCCATCTCATTTGCACAGGCTGCTCTGGGTGACAGTATACAGGTTCCCACTCTTTACGGGGATGTAAAGATGAATATAAAACCCGGCACCCAGACCCATTCAGTATTGCGTCTTAAAGGCAAGGGGATGCCGCATCTGCATGGGCATGGACAGGGGGACCAGCTCGTAAAAGTTATCGTACAGACCCCTACAAAGCTCAATGAGGAACAGAAAAAGCTCCTCAAGGAATTTGACAGTCTGGGTGGAGGATCCGCCGGCTCAGGTAAAGGTGGTGTTTTTGATAAATTCAAAAATGCTTTTGAATCTGTAATCTCTCCTGATGACTCTCCGGGCGATTCTACTGCCTGATTTTTCTTTTTTCAGTAAGCTTTAACAACAATAGCATATATTATCGCTCAATCCAGTTTATTAATGTATGTTAATTGGATAGAGGTGCCTTTATGAAAATCATTGTCATAGGTGCAGGTGAAGTTGGGTATCATATAGCTAAATCACTGTACCTGGAAAATGATCTTGTTATCATTGATGAAGATGAAGATGCTTGCCTGAG harbors:
- a CDS encoding heat-shock protein; translation: MSENPFIQALLISFAMAIFMVGMAMGIMQIVTTGSNPVPYAIILLVFAIIFILGSVFFEKRGADELGSIAGAALVSSVSTFSIISFLGGLSFAFNDGLFSIGWNRLVSALAICMIVSMLVVKFFSYRIQNQYS
- the grpE gene encoding nucleotide exchange factor GrpE, translated to MVGKDKQEDDNSSDAEYSPEELEQLVQEKDAEIASLKEDLLRKRAEFDNFRKRTRKEQEEFRNFAVENLMVELLDVYDNFERAIESARNTDDVNSVVEGVEMVFKQFVSILEKEGLKRIECEGEEFDPSEHEAMMHVEHEDHPDNTIIDVCKPGYKLNSRIIRPAMVAVSKNTSSDKEEK
- the dnaK gene encoding molecular chaperone DnaK, producing MGKILGIDLGTTNSCMAVIEGGEPTVLPNAEGSRTTPSVVGFSKKGEKLVGQVAKRQMVANPDNTVSSIKRHIGEGDYQVTLNGKEYTPQEISAMILRKLKEDAESYLGETITDTVITVPAYFNDSQRQATKDAGKIAGLEVKRIINEPTAASLAYGLDKETGDHKILVYDLGGGTFDVSILELGEGVFEVLSTSGDTHLGGDDFDDRIVNHIISEFKKEEGIDLSGDKAAMQRFKDAAEKAKIELSGVGTTNINLPFITADSNGQPKHVDIDITRAQFEKMTEDLLDKTLQSMKKALSDANLKTSDIEKILLIGGSTRMPAVVRTVKEFIGKDPYKNINPDEAVAVGAAIQAGVMGGEVEDVLLLDVIPLTLGIETMGGVATPLIERNTTIPTRKSQVFSTAADNQSSVEIHVLQGERGVASANKTLGRFILDGIPPAPRGMPQIEVTFDIDANGILNVSAKDKGTGKEQSITIEKPGGLSDEEIDQMVKDAEAHAEEDKAKKEEVEARNNAETLVSSAEKSLKEAGDIASDEQKSKVESAISDLNTALEGSDIEAIKSKTETLQEAMYEISALLYQKAQEEAEASGQAAGGEGASTSGAEGGSDEDVVDADFEEVDDNDKK
- the dnaJ gene encoding molecular chaperone DnaJ, which codes for MSTKRDYYEILGISKDASASDIKKAYRKLAMKYHPDKNKEPDAEEKFKEISEAYAVLSDEEKRAQYDRFGHAGIDNQYSEEDIFRTADFGGFEDILEHIFGGGFGGFGGFGGFGGSRSSRRGPQRGSDLRYDMDITLKQAAFGDKVNIDVPRAHNCDTCGGTGAKPGTEPVKCSNCGGSGQVTHARRTPLGNFMTATTCDKCHGRGQIIESPCETCNGTGKVRKTKTIEVTIPKGVETGLRLKMTGEGEAGSPGAPPGDLYIVLHVKPHELFERMGDDIVCEIPISFAQAALGDSIQVPTLYGDVKMNIKPGTQTHSVLRLKGKGMPHLHGHGQGDQLVKVIVQTPTKLNEEQKKLLKEFDSLGGGSAGSGKGGVFDKFKNAFESVISPDDSPGDSTA